Within the Paramormyrops kingsleyae isolate MSU_618 chromosome 2, PKINGS_0.4, whole genome shotgun sequence genome, the region GAAAGTCAGTTGGGAAGATCATCGGGACCCTTATGGTGGAAACAACATTCCAGGCCCTCACATCAGAGCCAGTCCTATGAGCCCCGGATTTCAACTGTACCTTTATTGTCCAGAATGACACCTACAACACCTGACTCAGGCCAGTCTTGGTTCAGGACTTTTGGTGTAAGGAGTATCATGTTCTGCACCGGAGCTGCAAATTAATACCTGTGGAAATGGGGCATATATGCTATGGAGAAGCTAGCCCTGGCAATATAGTGGGTGCTGATTGAGCTTATTATCTGAAAGAAATTGTACTGATCACAAAATATGCGCCCCGTCAGTGGATGGCTCAGGTGAAGGACACCAAAGCCTGGGCTACCCAGTGTAACCACTCCCTGCATGACCCTGCACTCCAGCTGCAGCACTGGCCAGGCTGTGGAAATGCCAGTGCAGATGGGCTCTCCCATATCTATGTCGGCCCTGGACTGTCAGTCCCTCTGGGACCAAATCAGCACTAAGGTTACTGAAAGCCAGAACCATGCTACCTGGAAGGCACTGATTAGGAAGGAAGCCCCAGAAATAAGAGCAAAGATAAAGCAACTGCAACCCCTATTCCTAGACAGCCCCTTGGCCTAACTGCACCTATACTAGTTTGAGGTATTCCCCACCATACTCCAGCACTTTGTGAACACGTAATTCATTCCTTACGTGTTTGTACACACATCctggaaaatgagaaaaaacatttttttttgccacgcgcccttatatattgtatttatttattcatatttttcttacttgtattcttttatttgtataaatgcTACTGTTAACTAGGGTTTGTGAGAAAACGGTATTTCAATTCTCTGTATGTTCTGTACATGTGGCAgaattgacaataaagttgacttTTACTTGACTTTGATCCTGCCAACAGTGGTGTGACTTCGTCAATAATAAGAATttgtcaattattattattgtagcattgaaatgctacaataataatgcaGTATCAACCAATGTAGTATGAAATTAACAATATGTCACAGCTCATGTGTGCCTAGTATGTGATCCACTTTTTAGATGcatgatctatctatctatctatctatctatctatctatctagcaACATTTTTGACTGAAGGGACGTTTCAAGTGAAGCAGATTGGGtattacaaacatacatacaatagGAGCAAAACCAAAAAAGCGTTTATAatgaatcattaaaaaaaaactatgaagTGTAATACTAGGAGCATTCAAATGGTGTAGGCTAGTAGAGATGTTCGCAGAAGAGATGAGTCTTGAGGTTTTTCTTGAAGGTTCAAAGGGAATCTGATGACTGCATGGCAACTCATTCCTACATTAGGGGACCATACATGAGAAATGCCTAGAGTGACATTACTTATATGATAATCTCTATGCAGTGTTGGTTTACTGACCAGAGTGGCAAGATAGAATGTAGTACTCTGCTTGAGAAGCATCTTCATGAAGATGAGTTCCTGTTGTCCTTAGTCCTATGTTAGCTTTTTATTCCTTTCTCTTATGTTAAATGGGTTGGTGCAGACCCAtgtcttaaatcagccataaaataccctcaaaacaattatttatatttccaatttgtttcttacctcttggttaccttgttaggcttccttatccatgaaaagattggctttaatatttttggtgtggctttctggacctttcttttgacagcatacctttcgttttcaataaaaataatggtaaaataaacctcaagagaattaaataaataaataaataaataaataaaagtttttgtttttttaaatagaactttaatacaaatacaaaataaatagcAGAAAAGTAATAATACAAAAAGTAGATTTGCAAGGTCAGACAAACAACAATCACTCAAGCAAATGAAACCAATAGAAATCAAGTTCTAGTTCCAAAAAAAGTCTTTGTGTGCAAGAACATGTGTACACTCCAGCAAGAAGAACAACACCAATATAAGCATCCAGGTATTCCTCATCAATGTAATGCCACATGTTGCCGTAGACGTCCTTCCAGGTTCGTCGTAGCAATGATGACTTTTTTTAGTGACAATGGCATAAACAGATCAAAACAAGTATTGATGTCACTTACTCTCATCACAGCAAACCTTGTGATCCCAGGGGTTATTTTGATGATATATTCAGCAGCTGTCCTGCCATGTACATCAGGAGGTACTGAGCTCCAACAGATGTTACCACTTTTGGATTTGAATGTGGGAGCAGCTTCGGCACGGGCGACCTCCTCATCAGACGTGTGTGTCTTCTGATTGATACTCCACAACGTCTTCCTTCTCGGAAACCTGCTCATCCATATCACTGTACTGCTCCGTGTCCTCTGCCTCGTTTTCAGCCAAGACATGATCCGGAGCTTGGCTTACTGTAAATCTCCTTCTCATTTTCACAGGCTGCAAACTGGAGATGTGTACTCAGCAAGTCACCAGCTCTAAACTAAATTGGTCTTATCTTGCTTTACGTGTCTGGGCATGCCTTGCCTTTGGGCGTTTGTGTTGCTTGCTTGCCCAGGGAGAGACAGTGTTAGTGAGTTGACAGAGTGTTTATGATTTCAACTTGGGCACTAATTgttgttttataattttattttataactgGGACCTGACCCGAACACCATAGCTGTTATAATCTTGACCAAAGCATTtataatttagtgattaattttttttttttctattttgtttttgacaaagtcaaaaagccttgatgcagtacacaaatttatatggtgcttttatgcatttttaaacaccACAGATGTCTCTGAAAGCCAACCACTATGGACTTGAACTTTATGCAAGCACCTATAGGGAGCTAGTGATGAGAGACAAGGAGGTATGTGATATGAGAGCATTTAAGCTGATTAAATGCCAGAGATGCAGCCAGATTTGGAATTATTTGCAGCCATTTGACAGCACAGGCGGTAAGATACGAGTTTCAGTAGTTGAGTCATGAGATGGAAAAAAAGCTTTTCCCACATGCAGGAGTGAGGTCGGTGGCACTGATTCTGAAAGGTTTCAATTGTTGCAGTGGCTGCAAAGGGCTGTCACTGGATAGGAGTTGGTGTCTGTAATGATGGTGACCCTCTAGGATCTACTAATAGACACCTGTGATGATGGAAACTGCCAAGCTAAAGAAGCCTTTGGGGCAAGATTTGCAACTGAAAAGTAGCAGTAGGCTAGATGGGCTGCAGCACAGTCAGTTGCAGAGGCAAAAGTCTGTGCATTAAAGGTTTTAGAGCAGGTGCTCATGGAAAGAGGGAGGAGTTATGAGATGTGGAACCATTCATCTTCGGATCGTGCACAGTCAGCTGAGATTGTTCGGCATGAGGAAGCCACCTGGTCACCTCCCAAGGAATGATCTGGACATTCCTTAGGAGGACATGATCTGGATGGAAGCCCAGGGCCGACCTAAGAAGATTATATCTTCCAGCTGGCTGGTGAATTTTTGGGAAATTGCCAGAGCAAGATTTTACCAAAGAATGAATGTGACCAGCAGGCCTGTAGCCAGAAACGGATTTCTGGGGGCATCAGGTAACCCTACTGATAGGTTTCGATAGGGGTTCAAACTTGCAAGTTTGCTACCTGATTAGGTGCCTGATTGATACTGTAAAATATGTCCATCAGCTTAGCCTGATGGTAAAGGATGGTTTATTGGCATAATAGTTTATAATAAGTGAGCACATTGTGCATAAGCATACATACAGCATCCAGGGAGAGAGAGGACACAGCATGAGCTCTGCACGGTGTCCTCACATTTCTCCAGGTCAAACTCAGATGACAgcatttgtatttttgtatgaatcattgcatatttatttctttatagCTCAATGGTTGCATGCAAGGGTCTCATGAAAAGGACTGACATACAAGCTGTGATGAGATGGAGCTGCTGACTGGCTCACTTGCAGAGCTCTTGGTTCATGTTGTGGTGCTCCTTGTTGTAGCCCGCCCCAGCGAAGCACATGGCTGCATGCTTGTCACATTCACAAACAAACATCTCGCAGACAGTGTTGGACTCTGTCAGAGAGAGAAGAAAGTAAAGCAGTGTCTGTGTGagtttgtgtttgtatgtgtacatACTCACAGGAAGCTGTCAGGTTAATATGACGACAGAGACACTTACCTTTGCAGGTGATAGTCTTGTTTGCCTTGTCACAGCTGTAGGAATAGGGTAGGGTATAAGGGTTTTCCAAAACAGGCCAGCAGGCCTCAAGGTTCTTGGCTTGGTGATAGCAGTGGTCATGGGTCTGGCAACACCTAGACAGATAAAGAATGAGCCCTCAGCTGTGCAGCTCTGCTCAGCAGACAAAATATCGCTGTGAAGAAGCCACACTGATCAATCCCAATGGTggtaaccagaaaacacacacgcCCAGGAGTGGATGTGGTTGTAGGATAAAAGGATGATGTTTGATGGTattaaaattattggttcatCTCCTCAGGCAGTGGAGTAATGGCCTGTAGCTTTGTACCCTAGTCCTGGCTGGCTTCAGTATCCTCAGACTATGAAGTTCcctttaaactgcaaaataaaTGCAGGCTAAATTGTTTTAAAGTACAAGCACACACTCCTATTAGCATCCTCCCTCTGTGACTCCTGACCTGTCCAAGTCATCCACGGCTGTCCCAGCGCCTCCCTTTCCACAGTAACAGCCATAGTCTCCATAGTCCAGCAGAGGCCAGCTGCTAGGGATCGTGCAGATGATCATATCCCTTAAGCCCAACAGTGACCTGTAGTCTGGGTCCATCATCACTGTGACGCAGGGGTGGAAAGACAGGATGCATTCAGTCCAGCCAGGTAACAAAGACTCAGATAGaaaacacacttacacacagGATGGGCCTCAGCCAAGTAAACTGCAGGTGAGAAATTAAGACCAACTTTAATTCAAATATCATTTCAAGGTTGAAGAATGCTGATCTTGTCATTGCAGCAGGTGACTCCATGTCCCACCTTTTCAAAGACTCAGCTTAGCCACTTGCCTAAACCTGCTGACTCGCCTCTCAAGTCCGCTGTCTAACGCTTGCCAGCAGAATCGACTCCCTGCTTATAGATACTGACAAAGTAATAGAGGACATACTGGAACACTTACCGATGGACAGGCTAGAAGCCAACATGAAGAAAGTTTGGAGGGTTTTCATCTTGGTGATCTGGATGAAGGCCCAGGATAAAGAGACCATTTATAACTCCTTCAGACCTTGAAAAATGTGTGGCCGCGATAAACACCTGGGCTAGGAAGAGAGCTGTAGATACAGATTGTGAAGGTCAAACAGAAAGTCCTGCGTAAGCAAGTTGCTTATGCTCTTCTACTACAG harbors:
- the LOC140587695 gene encoding phospholipase A2-like yields the protein MKTLQTFFMLASSLSIVMMDPDYRSLLGLRDMIICTIPSSWPLLDYGDYGCYCGKGGAGTAVDDLDRCCQTHDHCYHQAKNLEACWPVLENPYTLPYSYSCDKANKTITCKESNTVCEMFVCECDKHAAMCFAGAGYNKEHHNMNQELCK